The Kribbella sp. NBC_00662 nucleotide sequence CGAGCCGGTGCCCCGCACCGAGATCGAGATCCGCGCCGAACTGGGCATCGTCGGCGACCGCTACTACGGCCAGAAGATCCACAAGAACGCCGCGGTCACGCTGATCGACGCCGCCTCGCTCGACGAGGTCGTCCGGGTACTCGAGCTGCCGGAGCCGCTCGATCCACACCTCACTCGCCGCAACATCACTGTCCGCGGCTACCCGATCGACGAACTCGCCTCGCATCGTGCGGCGGACGGCTCACGCGTCGACGGCCGCCGCTTCACGCTCGACTCCGGCTCGGGCCCGATCACCTTCCAGGCCAACCGCCCGGCCAACCCGTGCGCGTGGATGGACGAGGTGCTCGCACCCGGGGCGATGAAGGCGCTCCGCGGGCACGGCGGGATCCGCGCGACGCCGCTCACCTCCGGCGTACTCCGGCTCGGGCCGGCCGAGCTCACCGTGCTGTGAGCTTCCGGCGGTTCGGCGGAGCTCGCTGTGATCGGCGGAGTTTCGGGCGGTTTTCGGTGGAGCGCCGTACCGTCGGAGCGTGAGGCTGGTGGGGGCGATCGTGATGCTGGCTGTGCTGGCTGCGCTGGCTGTGCTGGCCGGCTGCACCGACACGGCACCGAACGACCCGCCCTCGGCATCGACCACCTCGACGACCTCGCCGTCCGCCGACCCGACGCCGACCAGCCCGAGTCTCAGTCCGTCCACTCCGCCGCCCAGGCCGTCGACGCCGACCCCCGCGCCGCGGCCGACGGGCGCCGGGCCGGTGAGCATGTCGATCCCGGCGATCGGCGTTCGCGGGTTGCGGGTGGTGGCTTATATGGGCACGGCCGACGACCGGCCAGGGACGAAGATCCAGGATCGGGGCGTGGCGGCCAGCCCCCGCGGCAAGGCCGGCGGCGTCGGCCCGGGGCAGATCGGGAACTTCATCATCACCGGCCACCGCGTCAGTCACGGACGCCCCCTCGAGCACGTCCCCGACCTCCGCAACGGCGACCACATCCTGATCACCGCCGGCGGGACCGTCTACGACTACGTAGTGAGCCGAACGATGACGATCTCGTTCCGCAAACCCGCCCAGAAGGCCCAGCAAAACGCCGCCGTACCGGGCAACCCAGGCGCAAAGCCCACGCAGGCGATGATC carries:
- a CDS encoding class E sortase, with protein sequence MRLVGAIVMLAVLAALAVLAGCTDTAPNDPPSASTTSTTSPSADPTPTSPSLSPSTPPPRPSTPTPAPRPTGAGPVSMSIPAIGVRGLRVVAYMGTADDRPGTKIQDRGVAASPRGKAGGVGPGQIGNFIITGHRVSHGRPLEHVPDLRNGDHILITAGGTVYDYVVSRTMTISFRKPAQKAQQNAAVPGNPGAKPTQAMITISTCATIEDHAAGNFWHDALGNPEHRINKIGVLTASRPA
- a CDS encoding MOSC domain-containing protein is translated as MLVEIVAFVVSRQHAFEGRPQDGPRPDPEPVPRTEIEIRAELGIVGDRYYGQKIHKNAAVTLIDAASLDEVVRVLELPEPLDPHLTRRNITVRGYPIDELASHRAADGSRVDGRRFTLDSGSGPITFQANRPANPCAWMDEVLAPGAMKALRGHGGIRATPLTSGVLRLGPAELTVL